From a single Trachemys scripta elegans isolate TJP31775 chromosome 17, CAS_Tse_1.0, whole genome shotgun sequence genomic region:
- the FPGS gene encoding folylpolyglutamate synthase, mitochondrial (The sequence of the model RefSeq protein was modified relative to this genomic sequence to represent the inferred CDS: added 117 bases not found in genome assembly), with protein MGFRGLRGLHSALRLVAGAAGGQRCFSTRPARVPRMEYQDAIRTLNTLQTNANYLEQVKRERGDPQVQLEAMKGFLERSGLKVEDLDQLNIIHVTGTKGKGSTCAFTERILRNYGLKTGFYSSPHLVQVRERIRINGQPISKELFSKYFWQVYNRLEETKDPGHASMPAYFRFLTIMAFHVFLQEKVDLAVVEVGIGGAYDCTNIIRKPIVCGVSSLGIDHTSILGDTIEKIAWQKGGIFKPGVPAFTVPQPERPLEVLRERARESPCPLYLCPDLEAFEEDDKALQLGLAGEHQRSNATLALQLSRAWLQQQGYQGTGELKDLQPGAELLGKRPVLLAPAFRPSGSMVQGLQDTEWLGRTQVLQHGAVTWFIDGAHTTSSVQACVRWFRQAALNEEKPVDGSEVRVLLFNATGDRDMGALLKLLVPCRFDYAVFCPNFTEVSAVGNADQQNFNVTLENMLTRCLENQKKWNRLMEEKVGQDLWLSPPMQVEGVGGLLKPDPLRGPLLFVPSSERPLNSNSLVFPCISHALQWITQGRDPHFQAPATKGLHLHPVAGTGAVLLKEAAAIRVLVTGSLHLVGGVLKLLDQSLSQ; from the exons GATGCCATCCGGACCCTGAACACCCTCCAGACCAATGCCAATTACCTGGAGCAGGTGAAGCGGGAGCGAGGAGACCCCCAGGTGCAGCTGGAGGCCATGAAAGGCTTCTTGGAGCGAAGTGGGTTAAAG GTCGAAGACCTGGATCAACTGAACATTATCCACGTAACTGGGACAAAGGGCAAG GGCTCGACATGTGCCTTCACGGAGCGTATCCTCCGCAACTACGGCCTGAAGACGGGCTTCTACAG CTCTCCCCACCTGGTCCAGGTGCGCGAGAGGATCCGCATCAACGGGCAGCCGATCAGCAAGGAGCTCTTCAGCAAGTACTTCTGGCAGGTGTATAACCGGCTGGAGGAGACcaag GaccctggccacgccagcatgcCCGCCTACTTCCGCTTCCTCACCATCATGGCCTTCCACGTCTTCCTGCAGGAGAAG GTGGATCTGGCTGTGGTGGAAGTTGGCATTGGGGGTGCCTACGACTGCACCAACATCATCAG GAAGCCGATCGTGTGCGGGGTCTCCTCTCTGGGGATCGACCACACCAGCATCCTGGGGGACACCATTGAGAAAATCGCCTGGCAGAAAGGGGGCATCTTCAAG CCTGGTGTGCCGGCGTTCACAGTGCCACAGCCTGAGCGGCCCCTGGAGGTGCTGCGGGAGCGAGCCAGGGAGAGCCCG TGCCCGCTTTACCTGTGCCCTGACTTGGAGGCCTTCGAAGAGGACGATAAGGCACTtcagctggggctggcaggcgAGCACCAGCGATCCAATGCCACTCTAGCCCTGCAGCTCTCCCGGGcttggctgcagcagcaggggtATCAGG GTACTGGGGAGCTGAAGGACTTGCAGCCAGGCGCGGAGCTACTAGGCAAGAGACCTGTGCTCCTGGCACCTGCATTCAGGCCCAGCGGCTCCATGGTGCAGG gtTTACAGGACACGGAGTGGCTGGGCCGCACCCAGGTGCTGCAGCACGGGGCGGTGACGTGGTTCATCGACGGGGCTCACACCACCAGCAGCGTGCAGGCCTGTGTGCGCTGGTTCCGCCAGGCAGCCCTCAACGAGGAGAAGCCTGTGGA CGGCTCCGAGGTCCGGGTGCTTCTCTTCAACGCCACGGGGGACCGGGACATGGGTGCGCTGCTCAAGCTGCTAGTG ccctgccggttTGACTACGCCGTCTTCTGCCCCAACTTCACGGAGGTGTCTGCGGTGGGGAACGCAG ACCAACAGAACTTCAACGTCACCCTGGAGAACATGCTGACCCGCTGCCTGGAAAACCAGAAGAAGTGGAACCGGCTGatggaggagaaggtggggcagGACCTCTGGCTGTCTCCCCCCATGCAGGTGGAGGGGGTGGGCGGTCTGCTGAAGCCAGACCCCTTGCGCGGCCCCCTGCTCTTCGTGCCCTCCTCCGAGCGCCCTCTCAACTCCAACTCGCTGGTGTTCCCCTGCATCTCTCACGCCCTGCAGTGGATCACCCAGGGCAGGGACCCGCACTTCCAGGCACCCGCCACCAAGGGGCTCCACCTGCACCCCGTGGCGGGCACCGGCGCTGTCTTGCTCAAGGAAGCGGCTGCCATCCGCGTGCTGGTCACGGGAAGCCTGCACCTGGTGGGCGGTGTCTTGAAGCTGCTCGACCAATCGCTCTCGCAGTAG